ATCGGACTTGAGTGATTTCTCCTACAAcaacgatgacgatgacgacgagTTCGGTGAAAGAATGGCtcttcaaaagacaaaaactAAGTCATCCATTTCAGAcaacgaaaatgaagctggtgaaaagaaagttcaATTTAAGTCTGTTCAGCGTGGTAAAAGAACGTTCGGAGGTATACCAACCattcttgaagaagaggattCTATCGAAACAGCTTCACTAGGTGCGACTACCACAGATTCCATGGGATTGTCTGATATATCTTCAGAAGATTCTCATTTCGGGAATTTAAAGAAAGTAACGTAGcggaaaaggaagagaaaagGATGCTATAAAAACGATGGAGGACTGTTTCTAAAAGAGCACCCCTTGGCGTTGTTTATATAAATTTGTACAAAGAGGTATATAGATATCTGTATGTAGATGGTTGCATAgtactttttcaacagcACATATTCTAAGTATAACTACAGTCCTCATAGCCTAACCAACTAAATACGAAAATACTGGTCCATCGTCTTAAGTAAGTTGGCCTGAATGCTTCCTGGTCACCGACTATGCTTGACGTATCACATGGATGGAAAGAGTACCAAGCAGTATTTCCTATATCGATGAAAGTGTCTAACCCCAGCTGGAACTTGCCCTCGACACCCAGTAAAGATTCGACCTTACAGGGAAACATTAATCTGGTCATTAATATATCTTCtgaacttttttcttcccatATTCGTAAAAGCAGTAAGGGTTCActataaatttttgaatacgTAAGATATAGTTCTATATGATCCaatgatttgttttctaTAATCTTAGCGCTTTCTTGAAGCTTGTGAGTAGGCTTCAAACATAGAAAGACTgcatttttatcatcaacTAGACGAATTTCTTGACAAAGAGCccaattttggaaaatctgGGAACCATATAATGATCTTAGTTGTCTTTGCCACTCTTCATACTCTATCATTTCATTTGGTtgctttttccaaatgttCCATATGGTCtgttctcttttgttcaatcgtttttcttttcacttcTATTTAATATTTAAGTTTAAAGTACGGAacaaaatgtaaaaaacaTACTCTtgatataataaaaaagatgcGACATAAAAGATAAGAAATACAGAGCGTCCCTCTTAAAAACCTTTAGGTATTACGCGTGTattaaaataataaatagttataaaatgaataaataagGGAGTAGAGGTTGAAATATACTCCAAAAAAGTAGAAGATGAACACATCCctaataacaaaaaagcCCTGAAAAACCAAGGAACCTCGTAGTCTAAATGGACATAGATACAGGCAGCATCACAACATTGCCAATGATAAATAAATAGTAGTCATAAAGGAGAGTAAACAGAAATACACGGAGTGTAAGTTGTAGGAATGACGGCCGAAATTTCGACCTTGAAtatgatgataaaaatagaTGTCTAAAATCATCCTGAAATACAATTGACTGAGCTTTCCACggttattgttattttgtATCAGCTAGGCAAACGCCAAAGATTTCTTAATTTCAGCAATAGCCAAACCAGGATTCAAACCCTTTGGGCAGGTTTTGGTACAGTTCATAATGGTGTGACATCTGTATAAAGACATGGAGTTGTTCAGCATGGCTTTCCTTGCCTTTGTAGCTTGGTCTCTCGAGTCAATGAGCCAACGATAAGCTTGCATTAGAACGGCGGGCCCCAAATACTGCTCCTGGTTCCACCAGTAAGATGGACATGAAGTAGAACAACATGCACACAAAATACATTCATACAGACCGTCTAATTTCTTGCGGTCCGGAATACTCTGCAGCACTTCTGTTCCATCCTTTGGATACGATGTTCTCTGCAAGTAAGGCTGAATAGATTTGTATTGCTGATAAAAATTAGTCAAATCAGGCACCAAATCCTTGACAATGAACATATGAGGCAAGGGGTAAATCTTTAGTTGTTTGGATTCGTTCTGATCGATCTTACATATACAAGCCAAAGTATTTCTACCACCAATGTTCATGGCACATGAACCACAAATACCTTCTCTACATGACCTTCTAAAGGTTAGGGTAGCATCTTGTTCGTCTTTGATCTTCAGCAACGCATCCAATACCATAGGCCCACAATCGTTCAAATCCACTTGATAAGCCTGTAAGCGAGGTTTAGCACTGGGCTCATCCGGATTCCACCTGTAAACTTTGAAGGTCTTCATTCTAGGGGTATGCTTGGCAGCGGCAGCGGCGGTTGCCAGCCCTTTTCTACCCACTAGACCAAAGGCGTTCTTCCTCAATAGCACGTTCAACATCTctataaatatgtatactCTAGTTTTTGAGAGAGTATAGCTCAACTATTTCTTTCTATTCTATTCTCTTATCTATCGCTTTTCAGCATCCCCTGCAAAGTCGCTAATCCCCTTATATAAGATTGCCCTTTTTACTCCGGAGGTCAGTGGGCCAATGCGAGGCCGCCTTTTGCGCGCTGCGAGCTTTTCTGAGATACGGCCGTGCGGAGTTACAATAATACGGTTGAAACGTAGCTAAATAGTGTGTAAAAACGGATATATACTTTTAATATGTCATCACAATATGGATTCACAGTACTTATTGTACTCTCTGACGGCAATAGCAATATTTCTGTACAGAGACCGGCGTTCCATAGGGTCACTGATAGGGATGAAGTATTCGGATTGGGACTTGAGTTTGATCTGGAGGCCGGATCTTTCCAAAGTAATTCCCTGGATGGACGAATAGCCCGTGCTCCACATCAGTTCTTGCGTGGCCATTTGTACCTCGGCTATGTGTTGCATAGACACAATTACCGCCAGTTCTTTGCCGGGCAAGATGACGTGTGACAGGTATTCATCTTTCATAAATATTCCTCCGTTAACAGTCTTGAGCCAGTATTGTCCTTGAGCCTCCCGTAGATCATATGATTTGATGATCTGGTCGTGATCTACGTACCTTGGTAAACGCACTCTGCTGCCCTTTTGCATGTCAAGCACTGTGGTCGTGCTTTTCACACCTTGACTTAGATTACTTGTGAGATCCAGGAATCCAATGGCTGTCTTAGTTGGCAGTCCGATCATACCTTTACCGAGGCCTTTGAAGAACCCGACGGCACCTTCCTTTTGCATGGATTTGTATGGATCTAACGCTATACCACTTAAACCACTTCCTAGGGTACTAGCAAATGACTGAGCTGAGTTGGCCAAGGGGTTTCTGTTATTTCTATTAACTCTTTGTTGCAATCTTCTaaccttttgaaattttagaTCTTGTGTCACGGATAAACCTTTCGCCATCGACCCTGTAAATTTGGACATACTGTCGGAAAGACCAAAAACGGTCTTCTTGGCAAAGCTTAGTCCACCTTTCGCTAAATGTATACCAATCTCTTGAGGTCTATCATTCATCATGTAACCTTGGTATGGTTCATAGAATAAATCCCAAACCCCAGAACTAATGGTGTTAAAGAGACCGACTGGGTTACCAAAACAATCCGCAGATCCCAGGATCTTATGAATTTGGTACACAAATTGGGTAGTATAGTGTCTCTCAATATGGTCCATTAATATTGGCAGTGGGACTCTTACATTATCCATGAACAAAGAGTTCACCTTGACAGGTGCGTCATTAACATTACCCAGTGTCATAGCAAACATATGGACGTAGTataatgatgacgaaaatgactcttcagtttcttcaGCCAAGCCTGGGCTAATTTCATCAGATCGTATAAAGGAGAGGTGCAAGACGGTTGGTTGAATATGGAAGATCTCAAAATAAATATCGCCAGCAGCCTTCAGTTCGGAAACATCAGGTAGCTGAATCTCTTCATCGTATTTATACGCCTTTGAATCCATAATCCATGGGGACCCTGggaatttgatgaaatccATCATAGCGTACAACATATCCTCATCTAATTGTATGGAAAATTCTTGAATCAGCAAAGTGACGTGCTTAAAGTAAGGAACAGCTTGCAATGAATCATTAACTTTAGAAATCGAACCTGACACCACAGGatgattttcaatttccttttccgAGTAAGGGATTTCAGTTggatataaaatatttgaataatTCCCTGAAAATAGCTGGTTATCAATTTGCATCCACTTCAACTTCCAACTGAATGATTGATACGCTTTAGATTCATTATATCTCACTTCAATTCCTCTCATGTTTACATACAGTAGTTCCTGTAAATGGCCGTTAATTAATGATATTCCGACACCTTTGAACGAAACAACCACTTGTGTGCTTACCTTTTCGTCCTCATCCTTTTGCACAAATCCGTCGGTTGCTGAACTATTTACCGAAGCCGAAGAATTGCTAGCCGCAGCTGCAGTTTTCAATTTATATAACCCGATATTGGTCTTGTAGTTAACAATAACTAAAGCTTGCATGTCATCATCAGCAACAACATGTAAACCAACAATAGGAGCTGGATTATCTCTTGACCTTCTGTCTAGGCGCAATGGTGGCAGTTCACCGATTTCGGCTAGTCGAACTTCTCTTGTACGTGTGCCTGATTCTATCACTAGATATTTCTCCTTAGCTGTTGGGAAGTCCCACGCATAAGGCATTATACTTTTCGATGGTATTCTGTAAAATATTGGCTTGAAATTCCGGTTCGATGGCTCGATAGATTTGTCATCCTTGTATGGATCACTAACCTTTTGTGGATCTCTTTggtaaaaaataaagtcATGATCACTAAAATTCCTTATGGAAAATGGCCATCTGTCACTGCCATCTTTAATTCTTATGAATATTGTCGCCTTCTCCAaaagaatttcaatttttaGAAGCTTGTGACttgcatttttcaaaacttttaaATAAGTCACACCGACATTCTTGATAAAGAATGGCTGCGACCAATCGGAGTCTCCACCCAAGAATTTGACCACTAATTGCTTATTAACAACGTTTCTCATCCTATACAGAGGTTTGGTTATGCTTGGttcaatttgttgaatGTCTGTGGATCCTGTTTCACAAACTTCAATAGGGATACTTAAAGTATTGCTAATAATATATCTTGGTGCAATCTCAATAACTTTACTTAGCAAATATTTCCCTTTACCTTCGCTAATATTAATACCCAAATTGGATTCTTGCTCCTTGTTTTTTATACTAACTGATGCGTCAAACGATTGACCTATGGCATCGAATGATAACTTCGAACTCCACTCCGACTCCTTGAATCTGACACGAGCTCTATTGCTTTTATCGTTCTCTTTGTCAAATGAGAACATTTTCGGAATAGTATACCgtttttcgttttcaagCAAAATCTTAGACTGAGCAATATTTGTAATACTACTTTGAAGGTATAGTTCTCTATCAGTAGCATTCATAATGATATAAGGAGAGTATATTCTTATGACCTTTGACCTTGTTCCATCAATATTCTTATAGTCTAATTTTAGAAGCAAATTCTGGCCTCCGGATAGAGTCAAGGATAACGACTCTTCTGGGCTTAATGGACTCTTGTGTGGTGTATTAACAATAGAGGGTTTTGAAGCTGAAGCACCATCTTGCAGTGGTTGGACAGACATCAGGAGAAAACTGTCTAAAGAAATATGATGTATTTCCATGGTTTTTCCagtcttcaaaaaatctgttctcttttcctctcttttatcgaaaatagaaaaattgaTGTCTGCTGGGAGTAAGTTTTCAATGATCAAAGAGGCAGAAACTACTATCTTCATATGAGGAAATATTTTAGCCAACGGTTCCCTTTCATCGTACTTTGCGCCAACTTCGAAATGAAACCTTTTGTCAGGTTCTTCCTTTGAAAGACAGAAAATAGACATTTGGTTGCTTAACAAGTCTTTCCAAGACAGTGTCTGTTGCGACCAATCATATGAACCCTCTGATGTTGGTCTAATTCTAATAGCGGAATTATAGGCATATTCAACAGGAACGGATTTGCTCTCATGGGGATTAATAACATAAATCAAAGATTGTTTATCTGAATCTTTGAGTTCCACTAAAAGTTCAATTCCAGTCGAAGTtgtgttttccaaaagtaAGGTTGATCTAAATGTAATGATTTTCACGTTATTTTCATCACATTTAGCCTCACAAACAATTCTGTTATGTACGTTATTCCTTGGTGGGCTTAAAACGTGTAATTTTTCTCCTTCTGTTGTGGCATCGATGTTCAWTACAGTTTTATATTCTTGTCCGGAAACACAAACCCCTAAAACATTTTTCGATTTATCAGTGTCTAGTTTCTCTCTAATACTTCTccaatcttcaaattccCAAGGCAACGAGGTGTTTGCCTTCAAAACCACGAGATTGTTTTTAGCCTCTGACGTTTTGTCCTCTATCCACACATCAAAATCTAATTCTGTATCGTTCACCAATTCATATGGCTTCTGGGATACCCTGGAGGCTAACGGCAACTCTTCTGTTAATGACGCAGGAATATGAGAAAGCATTGCGATTGATTTGGCTGAAAGTGTAATTTCTGCAACTCTTTGAGTCAAAATGTCGAAAGAGAACGCAGGATCCATTTCAGAATGACCCTTTGATAAATGGAATGTTACTGGGATCATCTCCAAAAGTGGCTCCCAGCTAGATCTTGAATAGTTGAATATATTAACGTAGGTTTCTAAAGAAGCAAGGGCTTCAAAATCAGTAGACCAATCCTTTGCGGAAGCAGTAACTTCATTTATATTCATGTCTAATATTGGCATTTCATGGACGTCACCAATCAAGATAAGTCTCAAACCGCCCAAATCGGCATTAAACatttcgtttttcaaaattgtaGTAGGCTCTCCGATGGATTTGGATTCGGTGATTTGGCTAGGTTGACTACGCTCGCCCAAAATACTTGGATCCAAGACTGCTAATTTCCTTTCAAATTCACGAGAGAATTGAATCTTCTCGGTTacctcctcttcctcttcatcatttttctgttctttcATCTTATTTAGCAGGGTCGTGACTCTCTTAAATATTACCATGGCTAGACGGATATCCCTGAGCGAGATACGCATCAACAATGGCTGAACAGAAAGCTGTATATTTGTTAATAAAGTTTGAGGagttgaatttcttttatcGATGGTTAACGAAGATGAGAAATCATCCAACAGtctcaatttttcttcagatgAATTCATTTTGAACAGAAAGATACCAACGTTATTTGCTGCTACAGTCATTATATTTTGGTCCGTTACCAAAAACTGTCCAATTTTGAAGGATATAGCTTCGGTATTTATGTTGCATGGATCAGCAAGTAGAATAAGAGCTGTTTCAATGACGTTAATAGAATATTGAATTTTGGTTGCATCACCACTTTCTTCTACATTTTGAACAACTGCTTTATTTTCAGTCTTTTGATTTGCAGTTTCTGGATAATATGAACTACTCTCAGATTTGTTAGACACGATCGCGTCAAAAAATTCCTTAAGAGAAAGCAGATAATCCATTGCCAAAATCATTTTTGGACTGTCCATCGTCATGGAAATGTTCAGCAGACGCCCGgattccaaattttttctgctAATGTTTGCTACGAATTGATATTCCTTATTCCTACTCTTTGGTATCAATTCTGTGTGCTTGTTATCTTTTATATTACGAATATCTTCTATTCTGAAAGCTGCAACATGAGCCTGGCCATCGATTGTGCCATCATTCTTGAGACCAAGATTACACCCGATGTCTTGGTATATAATTCTTGTTAGTCCACAATCATCCAAAGAAGTAACACCTTTTGTCTTATTATAAACAGTGAGGGCGATCTTAGGGGCcttgaaagagaaatctAGGTATTTTTGGTCAGGATTCTTTATATTACTATTACCTGATTCTTGTAAAGATTGAGGAGTAACCGCGCGTTCACTTTCGCTACTGGAGGTTACTGGATCAGGAGATGGACTTTTATCAGCGTCTTTTCCTGTTGATGTGCTGGGGTCCTCCTCTGCGATGTTGAAGGCAGACGAAACTTTACTGGAGATCTCCAGCAGGTAAGCCAGCTGATTTTCTGTTAAGTCCAATGCAAATGAATCGAAATTACTCGTTACTTTAAGCTCAGGAGTATCATCTTGTGGCAGTGGATCCCGGTCGATATTGAATAGTAAACCTATGTTTTCTACCAAATGTAGTTTTTGACTTGAACcatcaaaaaacaaatcagATGATAATTGACCTTCTCGGACACCCAGTTTGATATGATTTATTTTATGAGAGTCATCGATCACGGAAAACacattttgaataaaaaattcacCCAAGTAAAATCTCATAGTATCATATTCGCTCTCGTGTGTGCCTACCAACTTTGGAAATTGAATGATAGGTGCCTTGATTACGATATCCATCTTCATATTGTTTACGGCATCGATGGAGGGAGCTTGGTTGTATGCAGCAAGACGAGCTCTATCAAAGGAAACTTtggatttttgaaatttggtAAGGAAGTTGACTATTCTATTTACAGCACTTTCGATAAAATTAATGTGCATAGAACCAGTAGAATATTTTAAGGATGAATCATAATCTTTGGTGTTAGTAGCTGGATCAAATGATTCGTAGGTCAGTTCGACCAGCTCTTCATCTTTCATGTGAATTACTTTTCTGAACACCGAATCGCTAGAAAATGATTCGTTGGTTTCATCAGTCAACTCTAGTCCGCCTAATTTCAAGTTAATGTTGTATTTTTCCGGTAATAAAACCATCATAAGTTCACCTGCTGATAAAACTAGAGTAGCTATCTTTACCGAGTCATCATTTAGAATCACGTTAACGGCCTCCATTTTAATTTTCATATTAATCTTTTGTGGTGCGTCTTCTCTGTCTTCTTTATTATGTCTTAAGGCATCAGCTGGCATCTCTGGAGCATTTGGATCTGTGAATGTCAGCATTGCATAATTCATCAACGTCAAAACGGATTTAGGTGTTAATACCATTTGTAATTCACTCATATGCATGACAATATCTTGATCAAATAATTCAATCAAAGTATCATCATGAGTCACTATTCTCTGGGCTCTTTTGTACTTTAATGTAAACAAATCTTTGGGGGTTCTTGCCACCTTCTCAGTACTAGATGATATCAGGTTTTTAAAATCTTTATTATCAGTTTGCTCGATAAAATCTTCGACATCTAATGAATGCACTCTCAAATCAAGATTCATTTCCTTAGCCCTCTTATCAAAGTTGAAATTCAATTTCTGGCATAAGATATCAATCAGTTTTTCACTGTCTCTGGAGTCATTCTTAATGCACTGAAAGAACGATATCTTGGCTTGATCAATATCGAAGTGTATTTCCATAAATTTCTGTTGGATTTGTAGTGGTTGCATATTTGACAATAATTTCAAGGTACTTTTTAGTTGTGATTGAATTTGCTTCTTAGTTTCTTGTTCGGAACCAGTAAAAGAGTAATTGGTATAgtcattgttttcttgcTCTGCATCAATCATTGATGGGATGGAATTGGCGATCAAGTTCATAATGGTTTTGTATTGAATGTCATTTATGGAAAGGCTTAACCGAGGTAAATGTCCAAATACTCTTATCGTAGGTAGTTTATAGGCTTTGGGCAAGATTGATATATCCATGGTTAATTCTAATTTCATTTTATCCAAAATTCTGAAATCGTTTGTAGATGAGGGTGTGTTGATCTTACCTATAGTCGATTGAATGTCAGGGCCAACAAAAATCTGGGTATTGTGCGATAAGAGTTGGAACCTATCGAACATTAACCTGTTTATTTCATTTCCGTCAATCTTGTCATATTCCTCCGGTGATAATTGttttatttcctttattttctccTTTGGTACTAAATCACTAGTTATGGAAATATGACCGGCATCAATGATTGCGCAAGGAGTGTCCCAATTATGTGGGTCTAATGGTAGTATGATCAATGGTGCCTGCAAGTCCAAAGTCACGTCTATTGTTTTGTGGTCTTCCAACAACGATTCTATACCCATTCTTGTCTGTGTAGTCCAACCTTCTACCGTGGCCTCAGCAGCATTAACAATATTACCAAGTGTTTCCATGTGTTGATTAGAGGCCTTGAAGAACTTGTGAACTTCTGTAATAAAATGAACGTGATAAAACACAGTCATCCCCAATAATTTTATGTTGAGCCTCGAATCAGCTAATCCATTCAACGGGTTCCATTCAAATGCGGCAAGTAATAAAGGCTCCTCctcttttccttcaatgGCATGGTCCTCAGTTTGTGGCTGATCCTCAGATGTGCCTCTAACGCTGATAATGTGCTTGTACAACGCGTTAGGTGAGCCATCTTCTAAACCAAACTTGTTCAACTGGAAGCTTGCTAAAAATGAATCAGGCCTTTGCGCGAAATCCACTTTACAATTTTCGAAAACAATGGAACCCAACTTTagattttgctttttcttccgTATAGTAAATGAACCCTTTCTCAGTAGGCCTGTCACACGAAGTTCGACTCTGTCTCTAGGAAGCTGTAGGATAGGGCCTTTATCTTCGTTTTCGTTGAACTCAATGGCATCGTAAAGTTCTTGACGTTGCTCTTCGGTCATTATTAAATCTTCGTCCACTTCATCAGTGGGTTTGCCGTTCCACCATGAAGAAAGCCAGCCGCCATTTCCCTTTACCGCAGACTTGTTTGAAGATTGAGGTTCAGTTTGGGAGCTAGCAGTGGGAGTTGGCGAGTCCTCACTCATGCCCAGTTTAAATTGCGCATACTGCCTCTTGGCGACAGATCTAAAGAGAACGATCTCATCATACGTTAGATCTTTATGCAATTCAGTCAGTTGGGCCTCTTGATTTTGGTCACGTAACGGGGTCTCTAAACTTTTTAATTTCAGTTTCTCAACCCATAGTTGTGTATACAGTCTCCGTTGGTcacatttttctttcatacTTTCCCAAGTCcacattttatttttttcatgaatttCGTTAACGACACATGATGCGATATATTTAAACCATGCTATCGGATCCTCAGTAGCGGTGAAGGATGGTCTAacttttttaaattttttggttatttgCCTCAATTGTATGCTGGACAAGACATGCAGGATATCATTATATTCCGTATCGTCTAGCTCTATACCGAATTCATCATAAAACATTTGTAAATCGATATGGGGCTGTTCCTCGGTGGATCCAAGCTTGTTGATGCTCAATTTTCCCACCCCGCTGACTGGTTTCAGAACGTATTGGTGCATGGGTAGGGTTGAATTGTCGGATGAAATCATACTTTTGAAACTGGACACGAAGTTGTCTAAGCTCGTATCTTGATCATCATCGGCAATTAAGGGCGGGGAATCTGTATTCCAATACAAACAAAGCGAGTTCAAAGTTAATAGTTTGTGGGTAATATTCTGAGTAATCTCGATGAAACTTGGCGTCCAGTTTGAATCTGTGGACACTGCCGATAATTCATTCAACGTCAGCCCAACAGAGGATGGACCCGTGGTAAAAATTCCATCCATGTCTTCGTATCTTAAATGGATGTTCTTTATGGTAACTTGTAAATTGTCTATAATCTTTGTAGTCAAAGACTGCATGAACCCAGCATTCATCTTTTCAGAAGATGCCTTGTTAGAGGTTTCTGATTGATTGCTGAATATGCGGGCCTGGTTAGTCAATTCCCATTCCGCCAGCTTCCTCATTTTCAAACGGAATGCTCTCATTAccatttcttcatcgttttcGTGATCTTCTGAGCGTGGTGAACATAGCAAATAACAGTCTTCGATGATAATTTTCACAGGCTTGTTCTTCAAGCTTGACCATGGTACCGTTAATACCAGATCACCCAATATACCAGATTTCACATCTACGGGCAAATCTAACGAGTCCAGACAGTCCTTTCTCAGTTTCAGGTTTTTTAGTTTCACGTCACCACTCCAAATTCCAACGTTTAATTGGGCAGGGTCGAAATTCTCCACATATGAGCCTAGTAATCGGTTTAGCAAGTTGGCAGCTAAAGACTCTAACATTTAAGTGTTCTTATCCTTTCTCctgctttcttcttttttggtagTTCAGTATCCTATCTGTTGAAAGTGAGATAGCGTTAAGGAATTGGCTCAATGGTCGGTAGTTGTGTGTGTTGGCGTTCGGAACACACTTGAGGGCTGTATCAATAGTTCTACTCCTTTATAAAAATCCCCTTTGGAACAATACACTACGAACTGTGTTACCCGGATGGTTTGGTATATAACGTCATAATCAGTGAGGAGCAAGGCCGGAGTTTACTACCCCAAGTATGAATAGACAAAacaatttgtttttgaagactTATTTAGTGTTCTATGAAGCAtctaccaaaaaaaaaagaaaagaaaatatatataggCATATCGAAGAATTGCGAGTCAGTTTAATTGCCACCTCTTAGTCTTAGGACCAAGTGCAGAGTGGACTCCTTTTGAATGTTATAGTCCGACAAAGTTCTACCATCCTCCAACTGCTTACCAGCAAAAATCAATCTTTGTTGGTCTGGAGGAATACCTTCCTTGTCTTGAATCTTGGACTTGACGTTGTCGATCGTGTCAGAAGACTCGACCTCTAAGGTTATGGTCTTACCGGTCAAAGTNNNNNNNNNNNNNNNNNNNNNNNNNNNNNNNNNNNNNNNNNNNNNNNNNNNNNNNNNNNNNNNNNNNNNNNNNNNNNNNNNNNNNNNNNNNNNNNNNNNNNNNNNNNNNNNNNNNNNNNNNNNNNNNNNNNNNNNNNNNNNNNNNNNNNNNNNNNNNNNNNNNNNNNNNNNNNNNNNNNNNNNNNNNNNNNNNNNNNNNNNNNNNNNNNNNNNNNNNNNNNNNNNNNNNNNNNNNNNNNNNNNNNNNNNNNNNNNNNNNNNNNNNNNNNNNNNNNNNNNNNNNNNNNNNNNNNNNNNNNNNNNNNNNNNNNNNNNNNNNNNNNNNNNNNNNNNNNNNNNNNNNNNNNNNNNNNNNNNNNNNNNNNNNNNNNNNNNNNNNNNNNNNNNNNNNNNNNNNNNNNNNNNNNNNNNNNNNNNNNNNNNNNNNNNNNNNNNNNNNNNNNNNNNNNNNNNNNNNNNNNNNNNNNNNNNNNNNNNNNNNNNNNNNNNNNNNNNNNNNNNNNNNNNNNNNNNNNNNNNNNNNNNNNNNNNNNNNNNNNNNNNNNNNNNNNNNNNNNNNNNNNNNNNNNNNNNNNNNN
This DNA window, taken from Saccharomyces eubayanus strain FM1318 chromosome XII, whole genome shotgun sequence, encodes the following:
- the ATG10 gene encoding E2-like conjugating enzyme — translated: MIEYEEWQRQLRSLYGSQIFQNWALCQEIRLVDDKNAVFLCLKPTHKLQESAKIIENKSLDHIELYLTYSKIYSEPLLLLRIWEEKSSEDILMTRLMFPCKVESLLGVEGKFQLGLDTFIDIGNTAWYSFHPCDTSSIVGDQEAFRPTYLRRWTSIFVFSWLGYEDCSYT
- the SDH2 gene encoding succinate dehydrogenase iron-sulfur protein subunit SDH2, with protein sequence MLNVLLRKNAFGLVGRKGLATAAAAAKHTPRMKTFKVYRWNPDEPSAKPRLQAYQVDLNDCGPMVLDALLKIKDEQDATLTFRRSCREGICGSCAMNIGGRNTLACICKIDQNESKQLKIYPLPHMFIVKDLVPDLTNFYQQYKSIQPYLQRTSYPKDGTEVLQSIPDRKKLDGLYECILCACCSTSCPSYWWNQEQYLGPAVLMQAYRWLIDSRDQATKARKAMLNNSMSLYRCHTIMNCTKTCPKGLNPGLAIAEIKKSLAFA